One Lacunisphaera limnophila DNA window includes the following coding sequences:
- the pheS gene encoding phenylalanine--tRNA ligase subunit alpha, whose amino-acid sequence MQDTLSAILAKAQPELATLQTRAEFEAAKARYVGPNGEFTALMKQMGAVPKEQRPAMGKLINEAKARLQAELDLTLERIAAAEITAQLGPAVDPSLPSPDAGPGTRHPLTQVREEMCRILRKAGFTIADGPEVETEYYCFDALCTPAEHPARAEQDTFYFPGNAVFSNTPRKVPGEKYLLRTHTSSVQIRTMLQGEPPIRIVSPGRVYRRDTSDATHSANFHQLECLYVDKNVTVRDLKALLDYIFASLLGKDTKTRFRPHYFGYTEPSFEVDLSAKHLPKVNKDWIEIGGCGMVDPAVFEGVGYDPEVWTGYAFGMGLERLAMLVYGIDDIRYFYQNDVRFLKQFA is encoded by the coding sequence ATGCAAGACACCCTTTCCGCGATCCTCGCCAAGGCCCAGCCCGAGCTGGCCACCCTGCAGACCCGCGCCGAGTTCGAGGCCGCCAAGGCCCGCTACGTCGGCCCGAACGGCGAATTCACCGCCCTGATGAAGCAGATGGGCGCCGTGCCCAAGGAGCAGCGCCCCGCCATGGGCAAGCTCATCAACGAGGCCAAGGCCCGCCTCCAGGCCGAGCTCGACCTGACCCTCGAGCGTATCGCCGCCGCCGAAATCACCGCCCAGCTCGGGCCCGCCGTCGATCCCTCGCTGCCGTCGCCCGACGCCGGCCCCGGCACCCGCCACCCGCTCACCCAGGTGCGCGAGGAAATGTGCCGCATCCTGCGCAAGGCTGGTTTCACCATCGCCGACGGCCCCGAGGTCGAGACCGAGTACTACTGCTTCGACGCCCTGTGCACGCCCGCCGAACACCCCGCGCGCGCCGAGCAGGATACCTTCTATTTCCCGGGCAACGCCGTGTTCAGCAACACCCCCCGCAAGGTCCCGGGCGAGAAATACCTCCTCCGCACCCACACCTCGTCGGTCCAGATCCGCACCATGCTCCAGGGCGAGCCGCCGATCCGCATCGTCTCCCCCGGCCGCGTCTACCGTCGCGACACTTCCGACGCCACCCACAGCGCCAACTTCCACCAGCTCGAGTGCCTCTACGTCGACAAGAACGTCACCGTGCGCGACCTCAAGGCGCTGCTCGACTACATCTTCGCCTCGCTCCTGGGCAAGGACACCAAGACCCGCTTCCGCCCGCATTATTTCGGCTACACCGAGCCCTCCTTCGAGGTCGACCTCTCCGCCAAACACCTGCCCAAGGTGAACAAGGACTGGATCGAGATCGGCGGCTGCGGCATGGTCGACCCCGCCGTCTTCGAGGGCGTCGGCTACGATCCCGAGGTCTGGACCGGCTACGCCTTCGGCATGGGCCTCGAGCGCCTCGCGATGCTCGTCTACGGCATCGATGACATCCGCTACTTCTACCAGAACGACGTCCGCTTCCTGAAACAATTCGCCTGA
- the rpmI gene encoding 50S ribosomal protein L35 produces the protein MQKTKKSVAKRFKISGTGKLIRRTPGFRHLLAAKSTKSKRRASRDKLVAPGHAKPLFRCLPTGLR, from the coding sequence ATGCAAAAGACCAAAAAGTCCGTTGCCAAGCGCTTCAAGATATCCGGTACGGGTAAGCTGATCCGCCGCACGCCCGGTTTTCGTCACCTGCTGGCCGCGAAGAGCACGAAGTCCAAACGACGTGCCTCCCGCGACAAGCTCGTGGCCCCCGGTCATGCCAAGCCGCTCTTCCGCTGCCTGCCCACCGGCCTCCGGTAA
- the rplT gene encoding 50S ribosomal protein L20: MARATNSPASRKRRKKVLNYAKGYFGNKSKLFRYAKEAVQHAWQYAYIDRKKKKANMRGLWIVRLNAACREAGISYSRFIEGLKAAKIELDRRQLSEIAIADSVAFTALVKQAQAALKTKAAAAKA; the protein is encoded by the coding sequence ATGGCTCGTGCTACAAACTCCCCCGCGTCGCGCAAGCGCCGCAAGAAAGTGCTGAATTACGCCAAGGGCTACTTCGGCAACAAATCCAAGCTGTTCCGCTACGCCAAGGAAGCGGTCCAGCATGCCTGGCAATACGCCTACATCGACCGCAAGAAGAAGAAGGCCAACATGCGCGGCCTTTGGATCGTGCGTCTGAACGCCGCCTGCCGTGAGGCCGGCATCAGCTACAGCCGCTTCATCGAGGGCCTCAAGGCCGCGAAGATCGAGCTCGACCGCCGTCAGCTCTCCGAGATCGCGATCGCCGACAGCGTCGCCTTCACCGCCCTGGTCAAGCAAGCCCAGGCCGCCCTGAAGACGAAGGCCGCCGCCGCCAAGGCCTGA